One genomic segment of Brevibacillus laterosporus LMG 15441 includes these proteins:
- the allD gene encoding ureidoglycolate dehydrogenase, protein MRVSRQELKDLITNKLHKAGLTQEHAEGVAEVLVHADIRGIHSHGAMRVEYYAERIAKGGLNTDPSFTFEKTGSSTAVFDGDNGVGHVAAKQAMDEAIKMAKENGVAVVGVRRIGHSGALSYFVRQAAKSGMIGISLCQSDPMVVPFGGSEPYYGTNPIAFAAPSNDKRIMTLDMATTVQAWGKILHARSKQESIPNTWAVDKEGHPTTDPFKVNALLPIAGPKGYGLMMMVDVLSGILLNLPFGNKVSSMYHDLTEYRNLGQLHLVINPAFFTDADMFKQHISATMDDLNQIKPAPGFKQVLFPGQNNDMIQEEYEKNGIEVVDDVYEYLVSDIVHRNAYDHKDPFAK, encoded by the coding sequence TTGAGAGTATCCAGACAAGAGTTAAAAGATCTGATTACCAATAAACTGCACAAAGCAGGTTTGACCCAAGAGCATGCAGAAGGTGTGGCGGAGGTTCTGGTCCATGCCGACATTAGAGGCATTCATTCCCATGGAGCCATGCGCGTAGAATACTATGCAGAACGGATTGCAAAAGGCGGACTAAATACTGATCCTTCGTTTACATTTGAAAAAACAGGCTCTAGCACAGCGGTATTTGACGGGGATAATGGAGTAGGTCATGTAGCCGCTAAGCAGGCGATGGACGAAGCTATCAAGATGGCCAAAGAAAACGGGGTAGCTGTTGTTGGCGTCAGAAGAATTGGACATAGCGGAGCTCTTTCTTATTTTGTACGTCAGGCTGCAAAATCAGGGATGATTGGTATTTCTCTGTGCCAATCTGATCCGATGGTCGTTCCTTTCGGAGGTTCTGAGCCGTACTACGGTACCAATCCAATTGCTTTTGCTGCCCCTAGCAATGATAAGCGCATCATGACACTGGACATGGCGACAACTGTACAGGCTTGGGGAAAAATTCTTCATGCTCGATCTAAACAGGAATCCATCCCGAATACTTGGGCGGTGGATAAAGAAGGCCATCCAACTACAGATCCTTTCAAGGTAAATGCCCTGCTTCCGATCGCGGGTCCTAAGGGCTATGGCTTGATGATGATGGTGGACGTGCTTTCAGGTATTCTGCTTAATCTTCCATTTGGGAATAAAGTTTCCTCCATGTACCATGATTTGACGGAGTATAGGAACCTTGGTCAGCTTCATCTTGTAATTAATCCAGCTTTCTTTACAGATGCAGATATGTTTAAACAACATATTTCTGCTACAATGGACGACCTGAATCAAATTAAGCCGGCACCCGGTTTTAAACAGGTGCTTTTCCCAGGTCAAAACAACGACATGATTCAGGAAGAATACGAAAAAAATGGCATTGAAGTTGTCGATGATGTCTATGAATACCTAGTTTCGGATATCGTCCATCGAAATGCCTATGATCATAAAGACCCCTTTGCTAAATAA
- the allD gene encoding ureidoglycolate dehydrogenase, whose protein sequence is MRVSKQELTELITRKLHKAGLTEEHAEGVADVLVHADARGVHSHGAMRVEYYAERIAKGGTNAYPAFTFEKTGPCTAIFDGDNGAGHVAAKVAMDEAIAMAKENGLAVVGVRRIGHSGALSYFVQQAAKEKMIGISLCQSDPMVVPFGGSEPYYGTNPIAFAAPGDGDDMITFDMATTVQAWGKILHARSKNETIPDTWAVDKEGHPTTDPFQVNALVPIAGPKGYGLMMMVDVLSGILLGLPFGNKVSSMYHDLTEYRNLGQLHIVINPAYFTSMSGFLQNITNTMQDLNQIKPAPGFKEVSYPGQRSKIREEESESNGIEIVDDVYAYLVSDVVHKNQYDKKDPFAK, encoded by the coding sequence ATGAGAGTAAGCAAACAAGAGCTAACGGAGTTAATCACTCGCAAACTCCATAAAGCCGGATTGACAGAAGAGCATGCAGAAGGAGTAGCTGACGTTCTGGTTCATGCGGATGCAAGGGGTGTTCATTCTCATGGTGCCATGCGTGTAGAATACTACGCCGAACGGATTGCTAAGGGTGGTACCAATGCGTATCCTGCGTTTACCTTTGAAAAAACGGGTCCTTGCACTGCTATTTTTGATGGTGACAATGGGGCAGGGCATGTAGCGGCTAAGGTAGCAATGGATGAAGCTATCGCAATGGCCAAAGAGAACGGTCTTGCAGTTGTAGGTGTTCGCAGAATCGGCCATAGTGGAGCCCTCTCTTACTTTGTTCAGCAGGCAGCAAAAGAGAAGATGATTGGAATCTCTTTGTGCCAATCTGATCCGATGGTCGTACCATTTGGGGGCTCAGAGCCGTATTATGGTACAAATCCAATCGCCTTTGCTGCACCTGGGGATGGGGACGACATGATTACTTTCGATATGGCGACAACCGTACAGGCTTGGGGAAAAATCTTACATGCGAGATCAAAAAATGAAACCATTCCAGATACATGGGCGGTAGATAAAGAGGGTCATCCAACCACAGATCCATTCCAGGTGAACGCTTTGGTACCAATCGCTGGACCTAAAGGATACGGATTAATGATGATGGTAGATGTACTTTCCGGTATTTTACTCGGATTGCCGTTTGGAAATAAAGTGTCATCGATGTATCATGACCTGACAGAATACCGGAATCTGGGACAGCTTCATATCGTAATTAATCCTGCTTATTTTACAAGCATGTCTGGATTTTTACAAAACATTACCAATACAATGCAGGATTTGAATCAGATAAAACCAGCTCCTGGGTTTAAAGAAGTATCTTATCCGGGACAACGTAGTAAAATTCGCGAGGAAGAGAGCGAGAGCAACGGGATCGAAATCGTGGATGATGTGTATGCCTATTTAGTGTCGGACGTTGTTCATAAAAACCAATACGACAAGAAAGATCCTTTTGCAAAGTAA
- a CDS encoding glycerophosphodiester phosphodiesterase family protein produces MNMIKKLLKRKIVWICLVLFVFIYGNNSSLFAHRPDGSPLLLAHRGLAQTFSMENITNDTCTAERIMMPEHPYLENTILSMDAAFKAGADIVEFDVQWTKDNNFVVFHDWTLECRTNGKGVTRDFTTKELQALDIGYGYTADGGKTFPFRGKGINLMPTLDEVLNHFPDRSFLIHIKSNDANEGIQMAAYLQKLPASRLDQLTVYGGDKPIAEIKERIPSLRTMSKASLKKDLLTYMAIGWTGYVPASLKHAQLHIPDQFAPWLWGWPNRFLNRMDEMDTRVIIVGGDGEGFSSGFDSPEDIKRLPNNYSGGIWTNRIDKIAPLYKQ; encoded by the coding sequence ATGAACATGATAAAGAAACTATTGAAACGAAAAATCGTCTGGATATGTCTTGTCCTATTTGTATTTATTTATGGTAACAACAGTTCTTTGTTTGCCCATCGACCCGATGGATCACCTCTGTTGCTTGCCCATCGAGGACTTGCTCAGACCTTTAGCATGGAAAATATCACGAATGATACCTGTACAGCCGAGCGAATAATGATGCCAGAGCATCCTTATTTAGAAAATACCATCCTTTCTATGGATGCCGCTTTTAAAGCTGGTGCGGATATAGTAGAATTCGATGTTCAATGGACAAAAGATAACAATTTTGTTGTTTTCCACGATTGGACTCTTGAGTGTCGTACGAATGGGAAGGGTGTTACAAGAGATTTTACAACCAAAGAGCTGCAAGCACTCGATATTGGATACGGCTACACGGCAGATGGCGGTAAAACCTTTCCATTCCGAGGGAAAGGAATCAATCTAATGCCAACTCTGGATGAGGTGCTAAACCATTTTCCTGATCGTTCCTTTCTGATTCATATCAAAAGCAATGATGCCAATGAAGGAATTCAAATGGCAGCTTATCTGCAAAAACTACCCGCTAGCCGTCTGGACCAATTAACTGTGTATGGCGGGGATAAGCCGATAGCCGAGATAAAAGAGCGAATTCCTAGCCTGAGAACCATGTCAAAGGCTTCGTTGAAAAAAGATCTTCTTACTTATATGGCAATAGGGTGGACCGGCTACGTTCCCGCTAGTCTAAAGCATGCCCAGTTACATATACCTGATCAGTTTGCTCCTTGGTTATGGGGATGGCCAAATCGTTTTCTGAATCGGATGGATGAAATGGACACACGAGTCATTATTGTTGGTGGAGATGGAGAAGGATTTTCAAGTGGATTTGACTCTCCTGAGGATATCAAACGCCTACCAAACAATTACAGCGGTGGGATATGGACAAATCGGATTGATAAAATAGCTCCTTTATATAAACAGTAG
- the allE gene encoding (S)-ureidoglycine aminohydrolase, protein MGYPTDLLSSRSIIKHGKYALIAPEGLVNNVVPGFDNCSISILATPKLGASFVDYVITMHKGGKNTDGFGGQDLVETFVYVLEGEVKASADEQAYTLTSGGYLYCPPGTTMYLENLKDGDSKLFLYKQKHKPLKDLKPWVVSGNSNDIPEEDYDGMTDMRIQDLLPKEIAFDMNFHILTFDPGACHPFIETHVQEHGAYLLSGEGVYNLDNEWIPVKKGDYIFMGPYVQQACYAVGREKLAYVYSKDCNRDADL, encoded by the coding sequence ATGGGTTATCCAACTGACTTACTATCCAGCCGTTCCATCATCAAACATGGCAAGTATGCTTTGATTGCTCCGGAGGGCTTGGTTAATAACGTGGTTCCGGGTTTTGACAACTGCTCGATTTCTATTTTGGCAACTCCGAAGCTTGGAGCAAGCTTTGTCGATTATGTGATTACGATGCATAAGGGTGGCAAAAATACAGATGGCTTTGGTGGACAAGACCTTGTCGAAACCTTCGTATATGTTCTTGAAGGTGAAGTAAAGGCATCAGCTGATGAACAGGCTTACACATTGACAAGTGGCGGATACCTATACTGCCCACCAGGAACAACCATGTATTTGGAAAACCTAAAGGATGGTGACAGCAAGCTATTCTTGTACAAGCAGAAACATAAACCGTTAAAAGACTTGAAACCATGGGTCGTTTCCGGTAACTCAAATGATATCCCGGAAGAAGATTATGATGGCATGACTGATATGCGAATTCAGGATCTTCTACCAAAGGAAATAGCTTTTGATATGAATTTCCACATTTTGACCTTTGATCCGGGTGCATGCCATCCATTCATCGAAACGCACGTTCAGGAGCATGGGGCATACTTACTCTCTGGTGAAGGAGTGTACAACCTCGATAACGAGTGGATTCCTGTGAAAAAAGGCGATTATATCTTTATGGGTCCATATGTGCAGCAGGCTTGCTACGCTGTCGGTCGAGAGAAGCTTGCTTATGTTTACTCGAAAGACTGCAACCGAGACGCGGATCTCTAA
- a CDS encoding DUF1116 domain-containing protein: protein MYGPYQTIDEANQAVIQKIVAGAPFLVDVVPAKSVVEELNGRVLLHAGPPIQFEDMTGPMQGACVGACLFEGWAANEKEAMTMLKQGDITFIPCHHVKAVGPMGGITSANMPLLVVENQTDRNRAYCTMNEGIGKVLRFGAYSEEVIQRLRWMRDVLAPTLSKALHQTENGLNINVMMAKAITMGDEFHQRNIAASLVFLKEISPYILQTDASEKDKFDVVKFLADTDQFFLNVAMATSKAVLDAARTIQHGTVVTAMSRNGKNFGIRISGMGDEWFTAPVNTPQGLFFTGYSQEMANPDIGDSAITEAFGVGGMAMVAAPGVTRFVGAGGFEDALATSNEMTEICIDHNPNFTIPTWNFQGICLGIDARKVVETGITPVINTGIAHKEPGVGQIGAGTVRAPLACFEKALEAYAQKLGLI, encoded by the coding sequence ATGTACGGACCTTATCAAACAATTGATGAAGCAAATCAGGCAGTTATTCAAAAAATTGTAGCTGGTGCTCCTTTTCTAGTAGATGTAGTTCCTGCCAAATCCGTAGTAGAGGAATTAAACGGTCGGGTGCTTCTCCACGCAGGTCCACCTATTCAATTCGAGGACATGACAGGACCAATGCAAGGGGCTTGCGTCGGAGCATGCTTATTCGAAGGGTGGGCAGCGAATGAAAAAGAAGCGATGACCATGTTAAAACAAGGGGACATCACATTCATTCCGTGCCATCATGTCAAAGCTGTAGGACCTATGGGCGGTATTACATCAGCCAACATGCCACTATTGGTTGTGGAAAATCAGACAGATAGAAATCGTGCCTATTGTACGATGAATGAAGGAATCGGAAAAGTACTACGATTCGGAGCCTATTCTGAGGAGGTTATCCAGCGTCTAAGATGGATGAGAGATGTTCTGGCGCCTACTCTCTCTAAGGCTTTGCATCAAACTGAGAACGGCTTAAATATTAACGTCATGATGGCAAAGGCAATTACGATGGGAGACGAATTCCATCAACGCAACATCGCAGCCTCTCTTGTATTTTTAAAAGAAATCAGTCCTTATATCCTGCAAACCGATGCATCTGAAAAAGACAAATTCGATGTAGTGAAATTCCTAGCAGATACTGACCAGTTTTTCCTGAACGTTGCGATGGCAACCTCGAAAGCGGTGTTAGATGCTGCAAGAACAATTCAGCACGGCACAGTGGTAACAGCTATGTCTAGAAATGGAAAAAACTTCGGAATACGTATCAGCGGTATGGGAGACGAGTGGTTTACAGCGCCAGTTAATACGCCTCAGGGATTATTCTTTACAGGCTATTCCCAGGAAATGGCGAATCCTGATATCGGTGATAGCGCTATTACAGAAGCATTTGGCGTTGGCGGTATGGCTATGGTTGCAGCTCCAGGTGTTACTCGTTTCGTCGGTGCGGGCGGATTTGAAGATGCGCTAGCAACCAGCAATGAGATGACAGAAATTTGCATTGATCATAACCCTAACTTCACGATTCCAACTTGGAACTTCCAAGGTATCTGCCTCGGAATCGATGCACGAAAAGTAGTAGAAACAGGCATCACACCAGTCATCAATACTGGAATTGCCCACAAGGAGCCTGGTGTAGGTCAAATTGGTGCAGGTACGGTTCGTGCACCTCTCGCTTGCTTTGAAAAAGCACTGGAAGCTTATGCACAAAAACTGGGATTAATTTAA
- a CDS encoding MFS transporter, which translates to MNEHTPAAKQGGLEYWKKVVILFCLGWTVIWIYRTVLNPILPEIKVQLGVESDASMGLISSMFFLAYTSMQIPSGFLADKFGRKIMLIPGFLIFAFGAFTVGIAPSLAFLLVGSFLAGLGQGTYYGPAYSISSSAIPNEKRGFSTAIINSGSALGMALGYIGSSYMVKGLGWDWRPLIYVTGALIIIVVIAFAKVIKEKPAEKAVEGTKEKDPNDKATMKTLFGDIRMVSAYVIYFSVCYGYYMIVTWLPSYLQMERGFQGAAIGFASALVAFASVPGALLFSRLSDKFKHKKIMVVILLQIIAAVTLYLTVAVQNNELLILFLIMYGFFGKLAVDPIMISYVADIAPKQGYSTTFGVFNFFGMMSSVVAPFVTGLISDATGSKILGFYLAIGIIIVCTAFLFFVNVKSSRRKKVEANEQDFKFSK; encoded by the coding sequence ATGAACGAACATACACCAGCAGCTAAACAAGGTGGTCTTGAGTATTGGAAAAAGGTCGTCATTCTGTTTTGTCTTGGGTGGACTGTCATCTGGATTTACAGAACTGTACTGAACCCGATTTTACCAGAAATTAAAGTGCAGCTTGGTGTGGAATCAGATGCTAGCATGGGTCTAATCTCCAGTATGTTTTTTCTGGCGTATACCTCTATGCAGATTCCATCCGGCTTTCTCGCTGATAAATTTGGAAGAAAAATAATGCTGATCCCGGGCTTCTTAATCTTTGCTTTTGGAGCCTTTACAGTAGGGATTGCACCATCTTTGGCTTTCCTGTTAGTGGGAAGCTTTCTAGCAGGACTTGGACAAGGTACTTATTATGGGCCAGCTTATTCAATCTCATCCTCCGCAATTCCAAATGAGAAGCGAGGCTTTTCAACTGCTATTATTAACAGCGGCTCGGCGCTCGGAATGGCCCTAGGATACATCGGTTCCTCTTATATGGTAAAGGGACTCGGCTGGGACTGGAGACCTCTCATTTATGTTACAGGTGCTTTAATTATTATTGTTGTTATTGCCTTTGCTAAAGTGATTAAGGAAAAACCAGCAGAAAAAGCTGTTGAAGGAACAAAGGAAAAAGATCCGAATGATAAAGCAACAATGAAAACGCTTTTTGGCGATATTCGCATGGTTTCTGCTTATGTCATTTACTTTTCCGTGTGTTACGGGTATTACATGATTGTAACCTGGCTTCCTAGTTACCTGCAAATGGAAAGAGGCTTTCAAGGTGCTGCTATCGGCTTTGCTTCTGCTTTGGTTGCCTTTGCTTCAGTACCAGGGGCCCTATTGTTCAGCCGTTTGTCTGACAAGTTCAAGCATAAAAAGATAATGGTTGTTATTTTGCTACAAATTATAGCCGCAGTTACCTTGTATCTAACGGTGGCGGTGCAAAACAACGAATTACTGATTTTGTTCCTAATCATGTATGGATTCTTCGGTAAACTAGCCGTAGATCCAATTATGATCTCTTACGTGGCAGATATTGCTCCGAAACAAGGATATAGCACAACGTTTGGTGTGTTTAACTTTTTTGGAATGATGTCATCTGTAGTTGCTCCGTTTGTAACCGGTTTAATTTCAGACGCTACAGGAAGCAAAATCTTGGGCTTTTACCTCGCAATCGGTATTATTATAGTATGTACCGCATTCCTGTTCTTTGTGAATGTAAAATCCTCACGCAGGAAAAAGGTAGAAGCCAACGAACAAGACTTCAAATTTAGCAAATGA
- the fdrA gene encoding acyl-CoA synthetase FdrA, which yields MLHSIIKENSYQDSVNLMLLTNKISTMDGVKQASIMMGTPANKEIFQNTGMFTDELEKAGPNDMCIVIDTDDEDKVAQVLTTIEEELKNQAISSSKQEFESVRTWDKAMQALPNANLALISVPGQYAAEEAEKALDRGLHAFIFSDNVTIEDELRLKQKAHEKGLLVMGPDCGTGILSGVPVAFANVVKEGNIGVVGASGTGIQEVTTLIDRLGGGVSHAIGTGGRDLSETIGAITMLDAIAGLEKHQATEVIVVISKPPAKEVRNQVVQLLQRISKPVVAIFVGEEPEAHEGSVYYAHTLEETAMIAVDLSKGKEIKANYNMLSTEAPKVELKPEQTAIKGLYSGGTLAYETAILMSKGLELGQLIHEDGYMLKAKGHEVIDLGDDKYTQGKPHPMIDPETRIHYIEQAALDESTAIILLDVVLGYGAHDDMASALLPVIEKAQRNAREKGKNLYFVATVCGTEKDPQDYHEQKQKLEQAGVIVKESNNQAVRTALAMMGIQLKDKEKSLVASKQNEQEDNKVSESIVKLLSGKPVVINVGLKKFVNAVTSYGGSAVHFDWRPVAGGNERMRKILSLLK from the coding sequence ATGCTACATTCCATCATTAAAGAAAATTCCTATCAAGATTCGGTTAATCTCATGCTCCTAACAAACAAGATTTCCACGATGGATGGAGTCAAACAAGCCTCCATTATGATGGGAACACCTGCGAATAAAGAGATTTTCCAAAATACGGGTATGTTTACCGATGAGCTAGAAAAAGCAGGACCGAACGACATGTGCATCGTGATTGATACAGACGATGAAGACAAAGTAGCTCAGGTGCTGACCACCATTGAAGAAGAGCTGAAAAACCAAGCTATCAGCAGTAGCAAACAGGAATTCGAATCCGTTCGAACTTGGGATAAAGCGATGCAGGCTCTGCCAAATGCAAATCTTGCTTTGATCTCTGTACCTGGTCAATATGCAGCCGAAGAAGCAGAAAAAGCCCTTGATCGCGGGCTACATGCTTTTATCTTTAGTGATAACGTTACGATTGAGGATGAACTACGACTCAAACAAAAAGCCCATGAAAAAGGCTTACTGGTTATGGGGCCTGACTGCGGAACAGGGATTTTGTCCGGTGTTCCGGTAGCTTTCGCTAACGTGGTAAAAGAAGGCAACATTGGTGTCGTGGGAGCATCAGGTACTGGTATTCAGGAAGTTACCACTCTGATTGACCGTTTGGGTGGAGGCGTAAGCCATGCAATCGGAACAGGTGGTCGAGACCTTTCTGAAACGATCGGTGCAATTACAATGTTAGATGCTATTGCAGGACTTGAGAAGCATCAAGCTACCGAGGTAATCGTAGTTATTTCAAAACCTCCTGCAAAAGAAGTTCGTAACCAGGTGGTTCAGCTTTTACAGCGCATTTCAAAACCAGTAGTTGCTATTTTTGTAGGTGAAGAGCCTGAAGCACATGAAGGTAGCGTATATTATGCTCACACATTGGAAGAGACTGCCATGATTGCCGTGGATCTGTCTAAAGGAAAAGAAATCAAGGCCAACTACAATATGCTAAGTACAGAGGCTCCGAAAGTTGAGCTGAAACCAGAACAAACCGCCATTAAAGGTCTGTACTCAGGTGGTACGCTTGCTTATGAAACCGCTATCCTGATGTCGAAAGGACTTGAATTAGGACAACTCATTCATGAAGACGGCTATATGCTAAAAGCCAAAGGACATGAGGTAATCGACTTAGGGGATGACAAGTATACACAAGGCAAGCCTCATCCAATGATTGATCCGGAGACAAGAATCCATTACATTGAGCAGGCAGCTTTGGATGAATCCACAGCGATCATTTTACTAGATGTTGTTTTAGGTTACGGTGCCCATGATGATATGGCTAGCGCATTGTTGCCTGTCATAGAGAAAGCTCAACGTAATGCTAGAGAAAAAGGCAAGAACCTGTATTTCGTAGCAACGGTGTGTGGAACTGAAAAAGATCCACAAGATTACCACGAGCAAAAGCAAAAGCTTGAGCAAGCTGGCGTTATCGTAAAAGAAAGCAATAATCAGGCTGTTCGGACAGCTCTCGCCATGATGGGAATCCAGCTTAAGGACAAGGAAAAATCACTGGTTGCTAGTAAGCAGAATGAACAAGAAGATAACAAGGTTTCTGAATCCATTGTTAAACTTTTGAGTGGAAAGCCGGTAGTGATTAATGTGGGACTCAAAAAATTTGTAAACGCAGTAACTAGCTACGGTGGAAGTGCTGTACATTTTGATTGGCGCCCGGTAGCTGGAGGAAATGAAAGAATGCGTAAGATTTTGAGCTTATTGAAGTAA
- the arcC gene encoding carbamate kinase, giving the protein MSQKVVIALGGNAILQPKQQATYENQLENIQKSCEVIARIVKQGYEVIITHGNGPQVGNILRQQDEAKEVVPPFPLDVCSAESQGFIGYMMNQCLLNELQKLGLTNSVISMLTQTEVSKEDPAFQNPTKPIGVFYSEEEAKRLTEEKGWIVKEDAGRGWRRVVPSPMPKAIIGADLIQSLTDQENIVIAAGGGGIPVSRQSDGTLVGVEAVIDKDRSGYQLAQDVNADIFMILTDVENVYVNYGKPNQKSLETISLEEAKQYADEGQFSAGSMGPKMESAIGFAEKGGTAIICSLDQADLALAGKAGTRITQAISSAK; this is encoded by the coding sequence TTGTCACAAAAAGTTGTAATTGCTCTTGGGGGCAACGCTATCTTACAACCCAAACAGCAGGCTACTTATGAAAATCAACTGGAGAATATCCAGAAAAGCTGCGAGGTAATCGCACGTATTGTGAAGCAGGGCTACGAGGTAATTATCACACATGGGAACGGTCCGCAGGTCGGAAATATTTTGCGTCAACAGGACGAAGCAAAAGAAGTAGTTCCGCCATTCCCTCTTGATGTGTGCAGTGCAGAATCCCAAGGCTTTATCGGGTATATGATGAATCAATGTCTATTAAATGAGCTACAAAAGCTCGGACTAACTAATTCCGTAATAAGCATGCTGACACAAACGGAAGTATCAAAGGAAGATCCAGCATTCCAAAACCCGACAAAACCGATAGGCGTTTTTTACAGTGAAGAAGAAGCCAAGCGCCTTACTGAGGAAAAAGGTTGGATTGTGAAGGAGGACGCAGGCAGAGGCTGGCGTCGTGTAGTTCCGTCTCCAATGCCAAAAGCGATTATCGGAGCTGACTTAATCCAATCCCTGACCGATCAAGAGAACATCGTTATTGCTGCGGGTGGAGGAGGCATACCTGTATCCCGTCAATCGGACGGAACTCTTGTAGGGGTGGAAGCTGTAATCGATAAAGATCGAAGTGGTTACCAGCTTGCTCAAGATGTGAATGCCGATATATTTATGATCTTGACAGATGTTGAGAATGTGTATGTGAACTATGGCAAACCAAATCAAAAATCACTCGAAACGATATCGCTGGAAGAAGCTAAGCAGTATGCTGATGAAGGTCAGTTCAGTGCCGGAAGCATGGGACCTAAAATGGAATCAGCCATAGGCTTTGCCGAAAAAGGTGGGACTGCTATCATTTGTTCCTTGGATCAGGCGGATTTAGCTTTGGCAGGAAAAGCAGGTACCCGCATCACTCAAGCTATATCTAGCGCAAAGTAA
- a CDS encoding DUF2877 domain-containing protein yields the protein MKELLQINGMYSQSVHPLLQTGTPGYIHSVFQNGFNIGMEDGLIFIGGTKNGLLPFGIHVEDSLVPKLVSLIKQGEIVRYDSGMSALLFSTFYIKLNPKHAYHLYVEPMTEHPASLLRHLKAFVVELIEDNRPTGADISVEHFIHCFMKESFGFCSESERKVLQLMDAASTESFSQIDEVLRYWIGRGKGLTPSGDDMLVGLLAVDAVTEVLTDSFRLHVTSLVENEALTTDISREYLKYALKRDFSSVVTDVLHSLLQKDTDSLDERIRDLLRVGHSSGLDTAFGILIGMLIIRRNSNCHKKL from the coding sequence ATGAAAGAATTACTGCAGATAAACGGGATGTACAGCCAGTCTGTACACCCTCTCCTCCAGACCGGCACCCCCGGCTATATCCATAGTGTGTTTCAGAACGGATTTAATATCGGAATGGAAGATGGGCTTATTTTTATCGGGGGAACAAAGAACGGACTGCTTCCTTTTGGCATTCACGTGGAGGATAGTCTGGTACCCAAGCTTGTTTCTTTGATCAAGCAAGGGGAAATCGTTCGCTATGACAGCGGCATGTCGGCTCTTCTCTTTTCCACGTTTTATATAAAATTGAACCCTAAACATGCTTATCATCTCTATGTAGAACCGATGACGGAGCATCCTGCATCTTTGCTTCGACATTTGAAGGCGTTTGTAGTTGAGCTAATAGAGGATAATCGACCTACAGGAGCTGATATTTCCGTAGAGCATTTCATCCACTGCTTCATGAAGGAATCCTTTGGGTTTTGTTCGGAAAGCGAACGGAAGGTGTTACAACTGATGGATGCTGCTTCAACCGAGAGCTTCTCACAGATCGATGAAGTTCTCAGGTACTGGATTGGTCGAGGAAAAGGCCTCACTCCTTCTGGAGACGACATGCTGGTGGGACTGCTTGCAGTGGATGCGGTAACGGAAGTGCTGACGGACTCCTTCCGCTTGCACGTAACCAGTCTGGTGGAGAACGAAGCACTGACAACAGATATCAGTCGAGAATATCTGAAGTATGCGCTGAAGCGGGACTTTAGCTCGGTGGTGACAGATGTTTTACATTCTCTACTACAAAAGGATACAGACAGCTTGGATGAGAGGATTAGAGATTTGTTACGCGTAGGTCATAGCTCAGGTCTGGATACAGCATTTGGCATACTGATCGGTATGCTGATAATAAGGAGGAATTCAAATTGTCACAAAAAGTTGTAA